The following coding sequences lie in one Enterococcus sp. 9E7_DIV0242 genomic window:
- a CDS encoding glycoside hydrolase family 1 protein, producing MNKQTFPENFLWGGAIAANQVEGGWNIDGKGLSVADMATYKPAVDVKDYAAHMEVTTEAVEKAAADLTDTWYPKRRGIDFYHRYKEDLALFAEMGFKTLRLSIAWTRIFPTGEEAEPNEKGIAFYEAVFKEMKRLNIEPIVTLSHYEMPVFLSLKYNGWVDRKVIDDFVRFADVCYDRFGKYVNYWLTFNEIDSIHRHPFTTAGVIPDKCEEGQVERDIYQALHHQFVASALVTKSAHEKIQGSQVGCMLTKLMTYPLTCAPLDVELTQKKNLENNFYADVQVKGVYPKMILKDLENRGIHLNMTEEDLTILQAHTVDFVSFSYYMSMAESGDPDAERTPGNTVLGVKNPYLPSTEWGWQIDPKGLKISLIELYDRYNVPLMIVENGMGAVDKLEDGTIHDTYRMAYFAEHFKQMKEAIDEGVDLIGYTSWGPIDLVSAGTSQMSKRYGFIYVDADDEGNGTYDRMRKDSFYWYQKVIETNGASLYE from the coding sequence ATGAATAAACAGACATTTCCAGAGAACTTTTTATGGGGTGGCGCAATTGCTGCCAATCAGGTAGAGGGAGGTTGGAACATTGACGGTAAAGGGCTTTCTGTAGCAGATATGGCTACCTATAAGCCTGCTGTCGATGTGAAAGATTACGCCGCGCATATGGAAGTAACAACAGAGGCTGTAGAAAAGGCGGCAGCAGATTTGACCGATACTTGGTACCCAAAACGTCGTGGCATCGATTTTTACCATCGATACAAAGAAGATCTGGCGTTGTTTGCCGAAATGGGCTTCAAGACATTGCGCCTATCGATCGCATGGACACGGATTTTCCCGACAGGAGAAGAAGCAGAGCCGAATGAAAAAGGTATTGCCTTTTACGAAGCGGTATTCAAGGAAATGAAACGCTTGAACATCGAACCGATCGTGACACTGTCCCACTATGAAATGCCGGTATTCCTAAGCTTGAAATATAATGGCTGGGTCGATCGAAAAGTAATCGATGACTTTGTCCGTTTTGCAGATGTTTGCTATGATCGTTTTGGGAAGTACGTAAACTATTGGTTGACCTTCAATGAAATCGACAGTATTCATCGGCACCCGTTCACAACTGCCGGTGTCATCCCTGACAAATGTGAAGAGGGACAGGTGGAAAGAGATATCTATCAAGCACTGCATCATCAATTTGTCGCGAGTGCCTTAGTCACAAAATCCGCCCATGAAAAAATTCAAGGCAGTCAAGTTGGTTGTATGTTGACAAAGCTGATGACCTATCCATTGACGTGTGCGCCACTTGATGTAGAATTGACCCAGAAGAAAAATTTAGAGAACAATTTTTACGCCGATGTGCAGGTCAAAGGGGTCTATCCAAAAATGATCTTGAAAGATTTAGAAAATCGTGGGATACATCTGAATATGACTGAGGAAGACTTGACAATACTTCAAGCACACACAGTGGATTTCGTTTCCTTCAGTTACTACATGTCTATGGCAGAATCCGGTGATCCAGATGCGGAAAGAACACCGGGAAATACGGTATTAGGAGTTAAAAATCCTTACTTGCCATCAACAGAATGGGGCTGGCAAATCGATCCGAAGGGCTTGAAAATCTCACTGATCGAATTGTATGATCGGTATAATGTCCCCTTGATGATTGTTGAAAATGGTATGGGCGCAGTCGACAAGCTGGAAGATGGGACGATTCATGATACGTACCGCATGGCTTATTTCGCCGAACATTTCAAACAAATGAAGGAAGCCATTGATGAAGGCGTTGATTTGATTGGCTATACCAGCTGGGGGCCTATTGATTTGGTCAGCGCAGGCACTTCTCAGATGTCCAAACGTTACGGTTTTATCTATGTTGATGCAGATGATGAAGGAAATGGGACCTACGATCGGATGAGAAAAGATTCCTTCTATTGGTATCAGAAAGTCATTGAGACAAATGGTGCGTCACTCTATGAATAG
- the licT gene encoding BglG family transcription antiterminator LicT: MISIKKVLNSSVVLVENNGKEMIALGKGIGFGKKIGDQIPDEQVDKIFLEVEEQKSVQIVELVGEIPFEFFEVTRDIIAEAEKQLGKKLNSNLYLTLTDHLHFAVERAQEGLTVANRLYWEIKSYYPQEFQVGKHALELLNEKYAIELPQEEASNIAFHLINAQSEDTENADGFKYAKMIGGIVNMVRYSIQKEIDTNSIHYTRFITHVRFFVERYYSDGLLEDTEDQLYKQMWTLYPSAMETATKVKEYLEKVYQATIPDEEIVYLGVHINRLMKHST, from the coding sequence GTGATTTCAATTAAAAAGGTTTTGAATTCCAGTGTTGTTCTTGTTGAAAATAATGGCAAAGAAATGATTGCTTTGGGGAAAGGAATCGGTTTTGGAAAAAAAATCGGCGATCAGATTCCCGATGAACAGGTAGATAAAATCTTTCTTGAGGTAGAGGAACAAAAATCGGTTCAGATTGTTGAGCTGGTTGGTGAGATTCCCTTTGAATTTTTTGAAGTGACCAGAGATATTATTGCCGAAGCAGAAAAACAGCTGGGTAAGAAGCTGAACAGCAACCTCTATCTTACTTTGACAGATCACCTGCATTTTGCTGTAGAACGGGCACAGGAAGGTCTGACGGTAGCCAATCGATTATACTGGGAGATCAAAAGCTATTATCCTCAAGAATTTCAAGTGGGTAAACATGCGTTGGAGCTACTCAATGAAAAGTATGCAATCGAGCTGCCGCAGGAAGAAGCGAGCAACATCGCGTTTCATCTAATCAACGCTCAATCAGAAGATACAGAGAACGCGGATGGCTTCAAATATGCAAAAATGATTGGCGGTATCGTTAATATGGTGCGCTATTCGATTCAAAAAGAAATTGACACAAATTCGATTCACTACACACGATTCATCACGCATGTTCGCTTTTTTGTCGAAAGATATTACTCAGACGGACTATTGGAAGATACTGAGGATCAGTTGTATAAGCAAATGTGGACCTTGTACCCTTCGGCGATGGAGACCGCAACGAAGGTCAAGGAGTACTTGGAAAAGGTCTATCAAGCGACGATTCCTGATGAAGAAATCGTGTATCTTGGAGTGCATATCAATCGATTGATGAAGCATTCAACTTAA
- a CDS encoding PTS transporter subunit EIIC, with protein sequence MGETMKNSMQKFSRSAILPIKFMAVMGLFLAFSVILQLEFMPEIIQTFGTLIKTMMDAMLNNLAIIFCVGIASSMADKKKVEAGLISLIAFLFFLAANNAWLDLNNMLAETGEMGLFGTGQGMVLGFQVVDMNVFLGMLIGCVVAYVHNKYSDKEFVDFLSIYGGSRFTFIILIPVILILAIAMCYIWPVVNGWIGSLSNVILTAGLFGVFLYAFGNRFLIPTGLHHLLWMPFCFTALGGTAEINGQVYNGAANIFYAEMANVGTITSLDSSLRFATFGFVKIFGSIAVGLALIHSARKENREEVKGMILPSMFVGSVAGITEPLDFSFLFASPLLWLVHSLLTATSEVILWAIGARTYMLYGLIDTVISNAVLPPGLTKFYLVIIVGLIMGVIWYFTFMFLIKKFDLKTPGREVVLETGVVQLSEIPEDEHIVEETAPDDISLVIQGLGGKDNIQTITNCFTRLRVTVVAVDQVDAPTLEKISAQKGVILNGNNVQVIIGMGVQQFKEEVCDTLGIEE encoded by the coding sequence ATGGGAGAAACAATGAAAAACAGTATGCAAAAATTTTCAAGATCGGCAATCCTGCCAATTAAATTTATGGCTGTTATGGGGTTGTTTTTAGCTTTTTCAGTTATTTTACAATTAGAATTTATGCCGGAAATTATTCAAACTTTTGGAACATTGATTAAAACGATGATGGATGCCATGCTGAATAATCTTGCAATTATTTTCTGTGTGGGGATTGCTTCATCAATGGCGGATAAAAAGAAAGTAGAGGCGGGATTGATTTCGCTGATTGCTTTTCTCTTTTTCTTAGCCGCAAACAACGCATGGCTGGATTTGAATAATATGTTGGCGGAAACCGGCGAGATGGGGCTATTTGGGACAGGGCAAGGAATGGTTCTTGGCTTTCAGGTTGTAGATATGAACGTCTTTTTGGGGATGTTGATTGGTTGTGTAGTCGCCTATGTACATAACAAGTATTCAGATAAAGAGTTTGTTGACTTTTTGAGTATCTATGGCGGTTCACGCTTTACCTTCATTATTTTGATTCCAGTCATTTTGATTTTGGCGATTGCCATGTGTTATATCTGGCCAGTCGTAAATGGGTGGATCGGTTCTCTTTCCAATGTTATTTTGACAGCTGGGTTGTTCGGTGTTTTCCTTTATGCGTTCGGGAATCGCTTCTTGATTCCTACAGGGCTGCATCATTTGTTGTGGATGCCGTTTTGCTTTACTGCATTAGGGGGAACAGCAGAAATCAATGGACAGGTGTATAACGGAGCTGCGAATATCTTTTATGCGGAAATGGCGAATGTTGGAACAATTACTTCATTAGACTCTTCTCTACGCTTTGCGACCTTTGGCTTTGTAAAAATATTTGGATCGATTGCAGTAGGGTTGGCGTTGATTCATTCAGCTAGAAAGGAAAATCGGGAAGAGGTCAAAGGAATGATTTTGCCGTCGATGTTTGTTGGTTCTGTCGCAGGCATCACTGAACCGCTGGATTTCTCATTTCTATTTGCGTCGCCATTGCTATGGTTGGTCCATAGCTTGTTAACGGCAACTTCAGAAGTGATTCTGTGGGCGATTGGTGCTAGAACCTATATGCTGTATGGACTGATTGATACAGTCATTTCCAATGCGGTATTGCCACCAGGACTCACGAAGTTTTATTTGGTGATTATTGTTGGACTGATCATGGGTGTCATTTGGTACTTTACTTTTATGTTCCTAATTAAAAAGTTTGATCTAAAAACACCGGGACGTGAAGTGGTACTTGAGACAGGCGTCGTTCAATTGTCAGAGATACCCGAAGATGAACATATAGTAGAAGAAACAGCTCCAGACGACATTTCATTAGTTATTCAAGGTCTAGGTGGAAAAGACAATATCCAAACAATTACCAACTGTTTCACACGTTTGAGAGTCACTGTGGTTGCCGTTGATCAGGTCGATGCTCCCACACTAGAAAAAATCTCTGCTCAAAAAGGGGTCATCCTGAATGGCAACAATGTTCAGGTGATTATTGGAATGGGCGTTCAACAATTTAAAGAAGAAGTTTGTGACACATTAGGAATAGAAGAATAG
- a CDS encoding 6-phospho-alpha-glucosidase, translated as MSLKKQSVVIAGGGSTYTAGIVMMLIENQEKFPLRKLKFYDNDPERQKIVADACAVIVKERAPEIEFSATSDPAEAFTDIDFVMAHIRVGGLPMREKDEKIPLKYGVVGQETCGPGGMAYAMRSIPGVIELIDYMERYSPDAWMLNYSNPAAIVAEATRVLRPKAKIINICDMPVAIKKSIADILGLKNENEIVERYYGLNHFGWWTEMRDKEGNDLLPRLKEHVKKWGYAAANDDLNNPLLAEASWMDTFQMAKDVYAVDPETIPNTYLKYYLYPDYVVAHSNPDYTRANEVMDHREKNVFAECKRIASAGTAEGTTIEAGEHAEFVVQLAGALAYNTHERMLLIVRNNGAIVNIDKDAMVEVPCIVSKRGYEPLCMGEIPNFQKGMIEQQVAAEKLVVEAYIEKSYQKLWQALTLSKTVPSAKIAKEILDDLIEVNKEYWPELN; from the coding sequence ATGAGTTTAAAAAAACAATCAGTCGTCATTGCAGGTGGAGGAAGTACTTATACAGCAGGAATCGTTATGATGCTGATCGAAAATCAAGAGAAGTTTCCTTTGCGGAAGCTGAAATTTTATGATAATGATCCGGAGCGTCAGAAAATCGTAGCAGATGCTTGTGCGGTCATTGTGAAAGAACGAGCACCGGAAATCGAATTTTCAGCAACCAGTGATCCTGCAGAAGCATTTACTGATATTGATTTCGTAATGGCGCATATTCGTGTTGGGGGGCTGCCAATGCGTGAAAAGGATGAAAAGATTCCATTGAAATATGGCGTAGTAGGACAGGAAACTTGTGGACCGGGAGGCATGGCGTATGCGATGCGTTCGATTCCAGGAGTCATCGAATTGATCGATTATATGGAAAGGTATTCTCCGGATGCTTGGATGTTGAACTATTCAAATCCAGCGGCGATCGTTGCCGAAGCAACTCGCGTTCTTCGCCCTAAAGCAAAAATCATCAACATTTGTGATATGCCAGTAGCGATCAAAAAATCAATTGCAGATATTCTCGGGTTGAAAAACGAAAATGAAATCGTTGAACGTTACTATGGGTTGAATCATTTTGGCTGGTGGACAGAAATGCGTGATAAGGAAGGAAATGACCTGTTGCCGCGATTGAAAGAGCATGTTAAAAAGTGGGGCTATGCTGCTGCGAATGATGACTTGAATAATCCGTTATTGGCAGAAGCCAGCTGGATGGATACCTTCCAAATGGCCAAAGATGTCTATGCAGTCGATCCGGAAACTATCCCGAATACGTATTTGAAATATTATCTTTACCCGGATTATGTCGTTGCTCATTCTAATCCCGATTACACACGAGCAAATGAAGTAATGGATCATCGAGAAAAAAATGTCTTTGCAGAATGTAAACGTATTGCCTCCGCTGGAACAGCGGAAGGAACGACAATTGAAGCAGGTGAACATGCGGAATTCGTTGTTCAACTCGCAGGGGCGTTGGCCTATAACACGCATGAAAGAATGCTGTTGATTGTACGAAATAATGGAGCAATCGTCAATATTGATAAAGACGCAATGGTCGAGGTGCCATGTATTGTCAGCAAACGAGGGTACGAGCCATTGTGTATGGGTGAGATTCCGAATTTCCAGAAAGGAATGATCGAGCAGCAGGTTGCAGCTGAGAAATTGGTTGTTGAAGCCTATATCGAGAAATCATATCAAAAGCTGTGGCAAGCCTTAACTTTGTCTAAGACAGTACCAAGTGCGAAGATTGCGAAAGAAATCTTAGACGATTTGATAGAAGTGAATAAGGAATACTGGCCTGAGCTAAACTAA
- a CDS encoding MurR/RpiR family transcriptional regulator: MRFHDLVNQHYELLSETDLEISRFISEHKEEVRQLSIKEFAHKSLSSKSSVIRFAQKLGFTGFSEMRNFLKWEEASPEEQGQLSFRKQVLRDTEKTIRYIQEADWTAIYQAIDQAEHIYLVSTGVTQKSQASELQRLFLLIGKPAQVIPGTGSSNEIKRILERVTEKDVLFLLSLSGENTGLIEILNILSIKKAKIISITDHKDNSLSGRSNFNLYAASSRSPLPQHWWLQTASTFFILIEAFVFGYVDFQRKQLKETEQ, from the coding sequence ATGAGATTCCACGACTTAGTTAATCAGCACTATGAATTGTTAAGTGAAACGGATTTGGAGATCAGTCGTTTTATTTCAGAGCATAAAGAAGAGGTGCGGCAACTGAGCATCAAAGAATTTGCTCACAAAAGTCTTTCTTCTAAATCCTCAGTGATCCGTTTTGCTCAGAAACTTGGCTTTACCGGCTTCAGTGAAATGCGTAACTTTTTGAAATGGGAGGAAGCCAGTCCAGAGGAGCAAGGACAGCTCTCATTCCGAAAACAGGTTCTTCGTGATACCGAAAAAACGATCCGCTATATTCAAGAAGCGGATTGGACAGCGATTTATCAAGCAATTGATCAGGCAGAACATATTTATTTGGTGTCTACAGGTGTGACCCAGAAAAGCCAGGCTTCTGAACTGCAACGACTGTTTTTGCTAATTGGCAAGCCGGCTCAAGTGATTCCAGGGACTGGATCAAGCAATGAAATCAAGCGGATATTGGAGCGGGTTACAGAAAAAGATGTTTTATTCCTACTATCCTTATCGGGGGAAAATACCGGACTGATCGAAATTTTAAATATCTTATCAATCAAAAAAGCTAAAATCATTTCTATAACTGACCATAAAGATAACTCATTATCTGGACGTTCGAATTTTAATTTATATGCGGCGAGTAGTCGGAGTCCGCTTCCTCAACATTGGTGGCTACAAACTGCTTCGACCTTCTTCATTTTGATAGAAGCCTTTGTTTTTGGTTATGTTGATTTTCAAAGGAAGCAGTTGAAAGAAACAGAACAATAA
- a CDS encoding TetR/AcrR family transcriptional regulator — protein MRTVKEHDERKTEILDTAKTLFLSKGYDKTTINDILKTIGIAKGTLYHYFKSKEEVMEAVVMRVIEQDMLTAKEIAGNSELTALDKIIQFLLAQQPTENEEKNELIEQFPRVENALMKQRAMEGTLQYICPILAEVIEEGNQNGEFQTPYPLEAIQFLIAGIQTLMDERMITPDEEAMKRRIMSFIDIIFRVIGLSEAIDKEEVTNRIMSIFAN, from the coding sequence ATGAGAACAGTAAAGGAACATGACGAAAGAAAAACAGAAATATTAGATACCGCAAAAACATTGTTTCTTTCAAAGGGCTATGATAAAACAACAATCAATGATATTCTCAAAACGATCGGCATTGCCAAAGGAACCTTATATCATTATTTCAAGTCAAAAGAAGAAGTGATGGAAGCAGTAGTAATGAGAGTCATCGAACAAGATATGCTCACTGCTAAAGAAATTGCAGGAAATAGCGAATTGACTGCACTGGATAAAATTATTCAATTTCTATTAGCACAACAGCCGACTGAAAATGAAGAGAAAAATGAGTTGATTGAACAATTTCCAAGAGTGGAAAATGCGTTGATGAAACAACGCGCGATGGAAGGGACACTACAATATATCTGTCCGATACTGGCAGAAGTGATAGAGGAAGGAAATCAAAATGGAGAATTCCAGACACCCTATCCTTTAGAAGCTATCCAATTTTTGATCGCCGGCATTCAGACATTGATGGATGAGCGAATGATCACACCCGATGAAGAAGCGATGAAACGCAGGATAATGTCTTTTATCGATATCATCTTTAGAGTGATTGGACTCAGTGAAGCAATTGATAAAGAAGAAGTTACAAACAGAATCATGTCAATATTTGCTAATTAA
- a CDS encoding sugar O-acetyltransferase, producing MTMRERILNGELFLDDCEGLPEERLQAKKRMMRFNQTMPDELEKRFQLLDEIFGAHVNAWIEPPFYFCYGSNIELGEECYLNMGCTFIDDGKIIIGNKVAFGPGVTIATVGHPIHPEYRRVMYSDPVVIEENCWIGANTTICPGVTIGKNSVIGAGSIVTKDIPENSVAVGNPCKVLREINEKDRQFYYKDRMLTEEDIAEVYRLNGGSVDQ from the coding sequence ATGACCATGAGAGAAAGAATTCTTAATGGAGAACTATTTTTAGATGATTGTGAAGGCTTGCCTGAGGAGCGGCTGCAAGCAAAAAAGAGAATGATGCGATTTAATCAAACTATGCCTGATGAACTGGAAAAGAGGTTTCAGCTTTTAGATGAAATTTTTGGTGCTCACGTAAATGCATGGATCGAGCCTCCTTTCTATTTTTGTTATGGGAGCAATATCGAGCTTGGGGAAGAATGCTATTTGAACATGGGGTGTACCTTTATCGATGATGGGAAAATCATAATTGGCAATAAAGTTGCCTTCGGTCCGGGGGTCACGATTGCGACAGTGGGGCATCCGATTCATCCGGAGTATCGAAGAGTGATGTATAGTGATCCGGTCGTTATCGAAGAAAATTGTTGGATCGGTGCGAATACAACGATTTGTCCAGGAGTGACGATTGGAAAGAACAGTGTTATCGGCGCTGGCAGTATCGTGACAAAAGATATTCCGGAAAACTCAGTTGCTGTGGGGAACCCATGTAAAGTCTTACGTGAAATCAATGAAAAGGACAGACAGTTTTATTACAAGGATCGTATGCTCACTGAAGAGGATATTGCAGAAGTTTATCGATTAAATGGTGGTTCGGTCGATCAGTGA
- the phnX gene encoding phosphonoacetaldehyde hydrolase, with translation MKINTIIFDWAGTTVDYGCMAPVKAFEKAFADVGIDLSPDQIREPMGMLKIDHIKALLEMSNVKKAWHEHYGRASEDSDIQKIYAAFENYLFEDLAENSTLKPDTLEVFNTLKEKGFNIGSTTGYTKEMMTVVAKEAEKFGYKPDFVATPDDVQSIGRPYPYMIFENMKYFGTLSVNEVVKVGDTVSDIKEGKNAGVYTIAVIEGSSELGLSFEEYQRLSVQERENLVEKAATTFYSAGADNCILTLSELIPLVLEPITQAVH, from the coding sequence ATGAAAATTAATACTATTATTTTTGATTGGGCGGGAACCACTGTGGATTACGGTTGTATGGCACCTGTCAAAGCCTTTGAAAAAGCCTTTGCTGATGTTGGAATTGATCTTAGCCCTGATCAAATCAGAGAACCTATGGGCATGCTTAAAATCGATCATATCAAAGCATTACTTGAGATGTCGAATGTAAAAAAAGCCTGGCATGAACATTATGGTCGAGCATCTGAAGATAGCGATATCCAAAAAATTTATGCAGCATTCGAAAACTATCTTTTTGAAGATTTAGCTGAAAACTCAACGCTAAAACCAGATACACTCGAAGTATTTAACACACTGAAAGAAAAAGGCTTCAACATTGGATCAACAACTGGTTACACCAAAGAAATGATGACTGTCGTCGCAAAGGAAGCTGAAAAATTTGGTTACAAGCCGGATTTCGTTGCAACACCTGATGATGTACAATCGATAGGGAGACCTTACCCCTATATGATTTTTGAAAATATGAAGTACTTTGGTACTTTGAGCGTGAACGAGGTCGTCAAGGTAGGAGATACTGTCTCTGATATTAAAGAAGGAAAAAATGCCGGTGTCTATACTATTGCCGTTATCGAAGGGAGTTCCGAACTAGGTCTTTCATTTGAAGAATATCAACGCTTATCTGTACAGGAAAGGGAAAATCTTGTTGAGAAAGCAGCGACTACTTTTTATTCAGCCGGAGCTGACAACTGTATTCTGACTCTGAGTGAACTGATACCTCTTGTTTTAGAGCCTATCACACAAGCCGTTCACTGA
- the phnW gene encoding 2-aminoethylphosphonate--pyruvate transaminase, translated as MAYKLLTPGPLTTSDTVKQAMMIDHCTWDNDYKTITLDIRKRLLALAGVDGTDYTVVLMQGSGSFGVEAVLSSEIGPEDHLLICSNGAYGKRMVQMSERLGLKYTVYEVGDCEIPKASAIKKYLEHQEDITAIAMVHSETTSGILNELEEIAALAKENNQLFIVDAMSSFGGITIDVKALDIDFLISSSNKCIQGVPGFSFIIGKKAEIEQRKDYARSLSLDIYGQFKEMDKDGKWRFTSPTHTVLAFHQALIELEEEGGIKNRNLRYLANNQLLRTKMSDLGFEMVVKEHQGPFITSFYYPKSFPFEFDSFYYYLKERGFVIYPGKISELECFRIGNIGEIYPEDIEELIRIIAEYKEMLAA; from the coding sequence ATGGCATACAAATTATTAACTCCGGGTCCATTGACGACCAGCGATACAGTGAAACAAGCAATGATGATCGATCATTGCACATGGGACAATGACTATAAGACCATCACATTAGATATCCGAAAACGTTTGTTAGCATTAGCCGGCGTTGATGGCACAGACTATACCGTGGTTTTAATGCAAGGCAGTGGTTCCTTTGGCGTGGAAGCTGTATTAAGCTCTGAGATTGGTCCGGAAGATCATTTACTGATTTGCTCTAATGGCGCCTATGGGAAAAGAATGGTGCAAATGAGTGAACGCCTTGGACTAAAGTATACTGTTTATGAAGTAGGCGATTGCGAGATTCCAAAGGCAAGTGCTATAAAAAAATATCTTGAGCATCAGGAAGATATCACTGCAATCGCCATGGTTCATAGTGAAACAACCTCTGGGATTTTAAATGAGCTTGAAGAGATTGCTGCTTTAGCAAAAGAAAACAATCAATTATTTATCGTGGATGCCATGTCCAGCTTCGGTGGGATAACCATTGATGTCAAAGCGCTTGATATCGACTTCTTGATTTCCAGCTCTAACAAATGCATTCAAGGGGTGCCAGGCTTTTCTTTCATTATTGGGAAAAAAGCGGAAATCGAACAACGGAAAGATTATGCCAGAAGCTTATCTTTAGACATCTATGGCCAGTTCAAAGAAATGGATAAAGACGGTAAGTGGCGGTTTACCTCACCTACTCATACTGTTCTAGCCTTCCACCAAGCGCTAATCGAATTAGAAGAAGAAGGCGGCATCAAAAATAGAAACTTACGTTATTTGGCAAATAATCAGTTGTTGCGCACTAAAATGTCTGATTTAGGCTTTGAAATGGTTGTTAAGGAGCATCAAGGTCCCTTTATTACCTCCTTCTATTATCCGAAGTCATTTCCTTTTGAGTTTGACAGCTTTTATTATTATTTAAAAGAGCGCGGGTTTGTTATTTACCCTGGAAAAATCAGTGAACTAGAGTGTTTTAGAATTGGTAATATCGGTGAAATATACCCTGAGGATATTGAAGAATTGATACGCATAATCGCAGAATATAAGGAGATGTTAGCTGCATGA
- a CDS encoding extracellular solute-binding protein: MKIKKVLLFVLFLGSLGIMTACGSKADGASEKVIIYTNADDEPIQVIKKVLDENGYKDKYKLQSFGTSELGGKLLAEGTSIEADLVTMSTFYLNSAQMKDKMFESLTLPLQPLAKTAEFTAPFTMQEGAIFYNTDVVKEENISVPKSLKDLAKPEYKGHISISDIKQSSTAWLLFQALIDQYGEAEAQTILKDIYANAGNHLESSGSGPIKKVRLGEVAIGFGLRHQAVKDKEEGLPIDYIEPSEGTYTLTESLAIIDKGDNTNPEAAKMLDLILTKGREDLLEIYPSPIYQDEVADEAKMAKHLRVFPQDLTAELLKKHQDLVE, translated from the coding sequence ATGAAAATCAAAAAAGTCCTTCTATTCGTTTTATTTCTAGGTTCTTTAGGAATAATGACCGCATGCGGCAGCAAAGCTGATGGCGCCAGCGAAAAAGTCATCATTTACACCAATGCTGACGATGAACCGATTCAGGTGATAAAAAAAGTTCTGGATGAAAACGGCTATAAGGATAAATATAAGCTGCAATCCTTTGGTACCTCTGAATTAGGCGGGAAATTATTAGCAGAAGGAACCTCTATCGAGGCAGATTTAGTGACGATGAGTACCTTCTATTTGAACAGTGCCCAAATGAAGGACAAGATGTTTGAGTCGTTAACATTGCCGCTTCAACCTTTGGCAAAAACAGCTGAGTTTACCGCACCATTTACTATGCAGGAAGGCGCTATTTTTTATAATACGGACGTCGTCAAGGAAGAAAACATTTCCGTTCCGAAAAGCTTAAAAGATTTGGCAAAACCGGAATATAAAGGACACATCTCGATCTCAGATATCAAACAGTCGTCCACTGCCTGGTTATTATTTCAAGCACTGATCGATCAATACGGTGAAGCAGAAGCCCAAACAATACTCAAAGATATTTATGCAAATGCCGGGAATCATTTAGAAAGCTCAGGTTCAGGTCCTATCAAAAAGGTTCGTCTTGGAGAAGTAGCCATCGGTTTTGGTTTACGTCATCAAGCAGTCAAAGACAAAGAAGAAGGATTGCCCATTGACTATATAGAGCCTAGCGAAGGAACCTATACACTGACTGAGTCTTTGGCAATCATTGACAAAGGAGATAACACAAATCCGGAAGCTGCCAAGATGCTGGATTTGATTTTAACCAAAGGTCGTGAGGACCTACTGGAAATCTATCCTAGCCCAATTTACCAAGATGAAGTAGCAGATGAAGCAAAAATGGCAAAGCATCTTCGCGTGTTTCCGCAAGATTTGACCGCAGAATTACTAAAAAAACACCAAGATTTGGTTGAATAA